The Archangium primigenium genomic interval GAGCGCACGTCGAGCAGTTGCACCTGGGCGGTGGTGATGGGCTCGTCCGCCGTCACCTCGAAGCCGCCGTGCTCGGCGCACAGCCGCGCCGCGTAGCTCGCCGCGGCGATGATGGACGGCTCCTCCACCGCCATGGGCACCAGCCGCTCCTGCCCGTTCACCCGGAAGTTGAGCGCCAGCCCGAGCGGCAGGCCATGCAGGCCGATGACGTTCTCCACCATCGTGTCCGCGCACGCCTCGTCGAAGCCCGCCAGGCTCGCGCACGCCTCGGCCTCCTCGGCGGACAGCCACCGCGACTCCACCAGCCGCGTGCGCCGCTGCGCGGGCGTCTGCCGGTAGAAGCCCGACAGGCGCGAGGAGCGCGGCGGTCGCAGGGGATGCACCTTGTCGTCACTCATCGCACGGTCCCTGTCGTGGGTTCGGGGGAGAGCAGGGGCACCTTGCTCTTGCCCTGGGCGCCGGGAGCCGGCAGCGCCATGAGCGGCACCGCCGACGGCAGGAACAGCACCTGGGCCGCCAGCGCCAGCTTGCGCGGCTTGGTCACGAACGAGCGGCCGTGGAACACGTCGTAGTCGCGCGCCTCGATGACGCGCAGGATGTCCCCGTAGATGGCGCCCATCAGCTTCACCATGCGCTGGGCCCCGAAGCCCTGGAGCGCCGGAATCCCCTCGGCCGCGCGCGCGTAGTAGGCGCGCGCCCGGGCGATCTGCGCGCGCATGAAGGCGCGCCAGCGGTCATCCACCACGCCCCGGCGCAGGTCCTCCACGCTCAGCCCGTACGCGGCCAGCTCCTCCAGGGGCAGGTACACGCGGTCGCGCTCCAGGTCCTCGCCCACGTCGCGCAGGATGTTGGTGAGCTGCATGCCCCGGCCCAGGTCCGCCGCCGGCCCCAGCGCCCACTCCTCCGAGCACCCGAGCATGGCCGCCATCATCAGCCCCACCACGCCCGCCACCCGGTAGCAGTACAGGTCGAGCTGGGAGGCCGTCTCGTAGCGGCGCAGCGTCAGGTCCATCTCCATGCCAGAGATGAGCTCCTGCATGGGGTACTCGGGCACGCGGAAGCGGCGGATGCAGTCCACGAGCGCCGCCATCTCGGCGGGGTGCCACGGCCCCTCGCCGCCCGAGGCGCGCGTGGAGGGCGGCGGCATGCGCGGGTCCGCCAGCTCGGGCGTCTCCAGGTACAGCTCCGCCACCGCCCGGCGCGCGCGCACCAGCCGCTCGGCCAGGTCCTCGGGCACCGCGCCCTTGTCCGCTCCGTCCGCCACGTCGACCATGTCGTCGAGCCGTCGGCAGAAGGCGTAGAGCGCGAACGCCGCCTTGCGCCGCATGCCAAAGAGCATGAACGAGGCGAAGAAGAAGCTCTTGGCGTGATGTCGCGTCACGCGCTCCGCCATCTTGTACCCCTCAGCCACCAGGCTCTCGTCCCGCGACGTCATGCCGCCTCCTCCAGAGATTCACGCCCGGTCCCCCCAGGCTCGCGCACCGTACTCACACCCGCCCCCGTCCACTGCAGAATCCGCTCCACCGCCAGCCGCGCGGAGATCATCACCGTGGGCAGTCCCGTGCCCGGCTGCGTGGAGGCCCCCACGAAGAAGAGGTTCTTCACCCGCGGGTCCTGGTTGGACGGACGGAAGGGGCCAATCTGGAAGAAGTTCTGCGCGAGCCCGAACGCGCTGCCCTTGGCCAGGTTGAAGCTCGTGGCCCAGTCGTCCGGCGTCACCACGCGCTCCACCTCGATGTCCCGCTCCAGGTCCGGGAAGCCCAGCTCCCCGAGCCGCTCGAAGACCTTGGCGCGCACCCGGGGGCCCTCGACCTTCCAGTCCAGGCCCGAGTGCTGGTGCGGCACGGGCACCAGCACGTAGAGCGCGTCCTTGCCCGGCGGCGCCATGCTGGGGTCGGTGTGGGCCGGGGCGTTGACGTAGAAGCTCGGATCCTCGGGCACGCGGAAGCGCTCGAAGATGTCGTCGAACGAGCCCTTGTAGTCCCGACCGAAGTAGACGTTGTGGTGCAGGAAGCCGTCGTAGCGCTTCTTCATGCCCAGGTAGAGCATGTAGCCGCTGGAGGTGTAGCGCAGCGAGTCCTTGCGCTTGAGCCGCGTGACGGACGGATCGAGCAGCTTCTCGTACGCGTAGGGAAGGTCCGCGTTGCACACCACCACGTCCGCCTTGACCACCTCGCCGTCCGCGAGCCGCACCCCCGTGGTGCGCTTGCCCTCGGTGAGGATGCGCTCCACGGGACGGCCGTAGTGCAGGTGCACGCCCTCCTCGCGCGCCACCTTCTCCAGCGCCAGGGGAATGGCGTACAGGCCGCCCTTGGGGAACCACACCCCCACGCCCAGCTCCGTGAAGGGCAGGAGCGCGAACACGCCCGGCGCCGCGTAGGGCGACACGCCCAGGTACATGGACTGGAACGTCATCGCCGCGCGCAGCCGCTCGTCCTTGAAGAAGCGCCCCACGTCCGAGTACATGCGCCGGTGGGCCCGCACCTCGAACACGCGCTTGAGCACCGAGGGCACGAAGTAGTCGGAGATGCCCGAGTAGTTGCGCCCCACCAGGTGGTCCAGGCCCGTGCGGTACTGGGTGCGGCCCTGGGCGAGGAAGGCCAGGTAGCGCTGGAAGCTGCCGGGCTCCACCCGCTCCAGCTCGCGCCCCATGGCGCACAGCTCCGAGGTGAAGGTGATGACCGAGCCGTCCCGGTAGTGGATGCGGTAGTTGGGATCGCACCGCTCCAGCGTGAGGTAGTCCTCCATGCGCCGGCCCAGCGCGGTGAACGTCTCCTGGAACACCTCGGGCATGAGCACGATGGTGGGGCCCAGGTCCCAGGTGAAGCCGTCCACCTTGATTTGGTTGCAGCGGCCCCCCGGCCCGTTCGTCTTCTCGAAGAGGTGGACCTCGAAGCCGGCGTGGGCCAGCCGCGCCGCGGCGGACAGTCCGCCCACTCCGGCGCCCACCACCACCGCCTGTTGTTTGCCTGGCTTCACGGTGCTTCTCCTCTCACGGACTGATGGGCCATGGGCCCGATGAGCGCCTGCAACAGGTCGCGCACGCCCTGCGGATTGGGCAGGGACGCGAGCGCCCGGAGCGCCATGAATGTCGAGCGCGCCATCACCGACTCGGTGGCCGCGAATCCGCCCGCGTCCTCCACCAGGCCGCGCACCCGCGCGAGGCTCGCGCCCTCCCGCGCCTCGGGCGCCAGGTGCGCCAGGGCCCACAGCTCCTCGCGCACCTCGGGCCGCGCGCGGCACCAGGCGGCCACCAGCGGAAAGCCGCACCGGCCCTGGACAAACCCCACCCCACCGCCCGCCTCCGGGCCCTCGCCCAGTCCGGCCCCCTCGCGGCGCAGCTCCACCGTCAGCCCCACCCCGAGCCCCACCCGCGCCAGCCGCAGCCGCGTGTCCGCGTCCGCCCCGGCCAGCAGCGCCCCACAGACCAGGGAGGACGCCAGGCCCTCGCGCACGGCCCTCAAGCGCACCAGGCGCATGGCCCGCCCCACGCCGCCCGGCTCCAGGAGCCCGCCGCCCTGTTCGGCGCGGAACAGCCCGGCGCTCGTGTAACGGTGCAGGCGCAGGCAGTGCTCGCCCGCCTCGCCGGCCCCCGGCACTCCCGCCTCGAGCATGGTCTCCAGGGCCCGGGCGAAGAGATGGTCGCCCACCACCACCGCCAGGTGCTCGCCCGTCCGCTCGGGCGCGAGCCGCGCGCACAGCCCCGCCGGCCGCCGCGCATCCCCTTGCCGCAGTACCTCGTCATGGATGGCCTGGGACGCGTGCAGCAGCTCCAGCCCCGCGGCGAAGCGCCACAGCCCCGCGGGCACCACCGGCGAGCCCCGCACGAGGCAATAGCCCGCCAGGAGCAGCGCGGCCCGGGGCCGCTCGGCCGGGCGCAGCACCACGCCCCGCACCCGCGCCAGCGCCTCCGCCCACTGCGTGTCCAGGCGCACCTCGTCCGGCAGCTCGAGCAGCCCCGCCAGCGCCCCGTCCACCTGGGCTCGGACCAACGTCAGCCAGTTCCGCTCCGCGGAGGGAGCAGGCGGGGCCGACGGGTTGATGAACGGCATGAGCCCCATGCGGCACTCCTTCGCGATCCTGCCTACCCTCGTAAGGAGATGTAAGCTTTGCGTATAAGGTTTGTCAAGGCTATGTTCAAGGTTTGTACATGACCCACTCACGACAATCCCTGAAGACCCGGCGGCTGATGGGGCTGCTGATGACCGCTCTCCTGGCCACCAGCCCAGCACTCGCCGCATCACCGGAGGCAGGCCCGATGGATGCAAGCTTGTGGAACTCGAATGGAAAGGAAGTGGCGCTGTCCAAATGGCGGGGAAAACCCGTCATTCTCTTCTACGAGGATCGCCACTCCACGACACTCAACGGCCAGCTCAAGGAGAGCCTGTTCAACCGGGGACGCCAGATGGGACTGCTCGACGCGGCCTTCGTCGTGGCGGTGGCCAACCTGGAGTCCTTCGACTTCTTCCCCGCGCGGGACATCGCGCTGTCGCACGTGCGGGACGAGGAGAAGAAGTGGAACATCCCCATCCTGGTGGACCTCAAGGGCACGATGAGCGGCGCGCCCTGGAGCCTGCCCAAGAAGACGTCCTCGGTGATGCTGCTCACCCCCGAGGGCCAGGTCGTCTTCCGCTACTCGGGTCGCATGGACCGCGAGGAGATGGACGAGTTCTTCCAGAAGCTCGGACAGCTGCTCGGGCGTGACATGGGCGCGGGCGCCGGAGCCGGCGAGGGTGCCCACCCATGAAGGTGGCCGTCACCGGCGCGAGCGGCTTCCTGGGGCCCATCCTCGTCCAGCGGCTGTTGGAGCGAGGCCACGAGGTGCACGTGCTGGCGCGTGACGTGAAGCGCGCCCTCTCGGGCCTGCCCTCGGGGGTGACGGGCTCCTACTTCGACACCATCACCCCTTTGTCTCCGGACGCGCTCGCGGGCGCCGAGGCGGTCATCCACCTGGCGGGCGAGACGGTCAACCAACGTTGGACAGAGTCGGCGCGCCGGCGCATCCAGGAGAGCCGGGTGGTGGGCACACGCATGCTCGTGGAGGCCATGAAGGCCGCGGGCACGGTGCGCCGCTTCGTGTCCGCCTCGGCCTCGGGCTACTACGGCGCGGACCGGGGCGCCGAGCCACTCACGGAGACGGGCGCGCCCGGGGACGACTTCCTCGCGCGCGTGTGCCGCGCGTGGGAGGCCGAGGCCCACGAGGCGGACGCCGCGGGCATCCCCACGGTGGTGGCGCGGCTGGGCGTGGTGCTGCACCCGTCCGGGGGCGCGCTGCGCCAGATGCTGCCCGCCTTCCGCCTGGGCGTGGGGGGCCGCATGGGCTCGGGCAAGCAGTACCTCAGTTGGATCCACCGGGACGACGCGGTGGGCCTGCTGCTCTTCGCGCTGGAGCAGGAGGCCCTGCGCGGGCCGCTCAACGTGACGGCGCCCGAGCCGGTGACGAACGAGGACTTCGCGCACACGCTCGGCGCGGCGCTGCGCCGCCCGTCCCTGCTGCCCCTGCCGGGCTTCGCGCTCAAGGCGGCACTCGGGGAGATGTCGCTCGTGGTGCTGGGCGGCCAGCGCGTGCTGCCGCGTGGGGCCCAGGACGCGGGCTACACGTTCCAGTACACCGCCCTCGCCCCGGCCCTGCGCGCCCTGCTCGCTTGAGCGCACACGCGCGAGGAGAAGAGGCATGGCGGAAGAGCGCTTCGGGCAGGACCACTGGACGGCCCAGTTGGAGCAGCGGCTCCACGAGCGCGGTTTCAGCTCGCTCACTGCCTTCGCGGACGCGCACCCGACGCGTCCCCTGGTGGAACTGGCCGAGCAGCTCGGGAACGACTTCAGCGCGGTACATCTCTTCAAACGGCTGGTG includes:
- a CDS encoding phytoene/squalene synthase family protein, with amino-acid sequence MTSRDESLVAEGYKMAERVTRHHAKSFFFASFMLFGMRRKAAFALYAFCRRLDDMVDVADGADKGAVPEDLAERLVRARRAVAELYLETPELADPRMPPPSTRASGGEGPWHPAEMAALVDCIRRFRVPEYPMQELISGMEMDLTLRRYETASQLDLYCYRVAGVVGLMMAAMLGCSEEWALGPAADLGRGMQLTNILRDVGEDLERDRVYLPLEELAAYGLSVEDLRRGVVDDRWRAFMRAQIARARAYYARAAEGIPALQGFGAQRMVKLMGAIYGDILRVIEARDYDVFHGRSFVTKPRKLALAAQVLFLPSAVPLMALPAPGAQGKSKVPLLSPEPTTGTVR
- a CDS encoding phytoene desaturase family protein yields the protein MKPGKQQAVVVGAGVGGLSAAARLAHAGFEVHLFEKTNGPGGRCNQIKVDGFTWDLGPTIVLMPEVFQETFTALGRRMEDYLTLERCDPNYRIHYRDGSVITFTSELCAMGRELERVEPGSFQRYLAFLAQGRTQYRTGLDHLVGRNYSGISDYFVPSVLKRVFEVRAHRRMYSDVGRFFKDERLRAAMTFQSMYLGVSPYAAPGVFALLPFTELGVGVWFPKGGLYAIPLALEKVAREEGVHLHYGRPVERILTEGKRTTGVRLADGEVVKADVVVCNADLPYAYEKLLDPSVTRLKRKDSLRYTSSGYMLYLGMKKRYDGFLHHNVYFGRDYKGSFDDIFERFRVPEDPSFYVNAPAHTDPSMAPPGKDALYVLVPVPHQHSGLDWKVEGPRVRAKVFERLGELGFPDLERDIEVERVVTPDDWATSFNLAKGSAFGLAQNFFQIGPFRPSNQDPRVKNLFFVGASTQPGTGLPTVMISARLAVERILQWTGAGVSTVREPGGTGRESLEEAA
- a CDS encoding polyprenyl synthetase family protein, whose translation is MGLMPFINPSAPPAPSAERNWLTLVRAQVDGALAGLLELPDEVRLDTQWAEALARVRGVVLRPAERPRAALLLAGYCLVRGSPVVPAGLWRFAAGLELLHASQAIHDEVLRQGDARRPAGLCARLAPERTGEHLAVVVGDHLFARALETMLEAGVPGAGEAGEHCLRLHRYTSAGLFRAEQGGGLLEPGGVGRAMRLVRLRAVREGLASSLVCGALLAGADADTRLRLARVGLGVGLTVELRREGAGLGEGPEAGGGVGFVQGRCGFPLVAAWCRARPEVREELWALAHLAPEAREGASLARVRGLVEDAGGFAATESVMARSTFMALRALASLPNPQGVRDLLQALIGPMAHQSVRGEAP
- a CDS encoding peroxiredoxin family protein, translating into MDASLWNSNGKEVALSKWRGKPVILFYEDRHSTTLNGQLKESLFNRGRQMGLLDAAFVVAVANLESFDFFPARDIALSHVRDEEKKWNIPILVDLKGTMSGAPWSLPKKTSSVMLLTPEGQVVFRYSGRMDREEMDEFFQKLGQLLGRDMGAGAGAGEGAHP
- a CDS encoding TIGR01777 family oxidoreductase translates to MKVAVTGASGFLGPILVQRLLERGHEVHVLARDVKRALSGLPSGVTGSYFDTITPLSPDALAGAEAVIHLAGETVNQRWTESARRRIQESRVVGTRMLVEAMKAAGTVRRFVSASASGYYGADRGAEPLTETGAPGDDFLARVCRAWEAEAHEADAAGIPTVVARLGVVLHPSGGALRQMLPAFRLGVGGRMGSGKQYLSWIHRDDAVGLLLFALEQEALRGPLNVTAPEPVTNEDFAHTLGAALRRPSLLPLPGFALKAALGEMSLVVLGGQRVLPRGAQDAGYTFQYTALAPALRALLA